The sequence CTCTTCCGTGTTCAGCCATACCACTTGCAAGCCCGCTTCTAACGCAGGATAAATGTCTTTTTCTAGAGCATCGCCAATCATGGTGACATCTTGGGGTTCGATATCGAGTTTGCCAATAATGGCAGGATAGAAACCAGAATCGTATTTGGATAAGCCAATACTCGCCTTACAGAAGTAGCCATCAATGTATTGGGACAATCCGACACGTTCAAATGCACGGATGATGTCACCTTTGCTGGAATCGGCTGCATTCGTCGCAATGTATATGTTGTGATGCTTCGACAATTGAGCGAGCAAGGCTTGTGCCCCACTCACTTCTTCTACGGTTTCCCAGTCACACATTTTCCCTTGTGCGTCTGGGAAGTCGATCATTAAGGTGTTGCCCCAATCAAATAAGACGGTTTTAGTCAGCTTAGTTGAAACCGTTGATTTTGTAGCTTTGTTCATCATGCCTCCTGCATCGATGATGTAGCGAATGTTTCGCCGTACTTATAAGAACTTCTCGATAAGAATCTCATCATAGTACTGGCCGCCAATCTTAGCGTGTTTCTTTGCTATCCCGACAGTTTCAAAACCCTGTTTGAGATAAGCCGCTAATGCGCGTTCGTTACCAGCTAAAACATAGGCAAAAAGCTTTTCGTAGCCTTTGGCTTTTGCGACTTCGAATGTATGTTCAAATAACTGTTTTGCAACGCCTTGCCCACGGCTGTTTGCATCTACATAAGTTCCAATAATACCCACATGATCAAAAGCTTTTGTATAAGAGGCAAACGGCTCTACGTTTTGAAAACCAAGTAATTGATTAGTCGTTTGGTTAACAGCAACACTGAACACACCACGTTCGGGAAACGACTCAATAAAACCTTTCTCTTCATCCAACGTAAACGTCTGATCTAAGATGGTATAACGCCCTTCGATGATGATTGGGTTTAATACATCGATAATACCCTGAGCATCATCTACGGTGACTTGTCTGATTGTTAAGCTCATACTTTCTCTACCTTTTTTCTTTGGGCAGATTCTAGCTTGATATGCCATCCATTTGATAGGACAGAATGTTGTCAAAAGCGATATCAAAGTAGAGTTCGTAGCTATTTTGTTCAACGTAGCCTAAATGCGGTGTCGCTGTGACGTTTGGCAAGGCTAACAGAGGTTCACTCTCTGACGTTGCGGGCTCAATTTCAAAAACATCAATCGCCGCTCGTTTGCTGGCTACCTTGGTGAGTTCATTAAACAAGGCTTTTGGCTCGACCAACTCCGCTCGGCTGATATTCACAAACAGTGAGTCTGGCTTCATTAAGCCAAGATCTTCAGCAGTAACGCAGCCTCTAGTGGCGTCATTCAAGCGTAGGTGCAAAGAAAGTACATCGACATTACTGAAAAACGCGTGTTTGTTTTCTGCCGCTTCAAATCCGTCGGCCTGTGCTTGGTCTCTTGAGGTTTGGCTTCCCCACACAAGCACATTCATACCGAATGCTTTGGCGTATTGCGCGATGCAACTCCCGATTTTTCCATAGCCCCAAATACCGAGCTTTAAGCCCTTTAATGTTCTGCCTAAACCAAGTGAGCCTGAATCTTGCCATTGGTTCTGTTTGAGGTTTGAAGCGTAAGTAGGAATATGACGAGATGCCGCCATGATCAACGCCCAACACAGCTCAGAAGGTGCAACTGGTGAACCGCGCCCTTCCAGCACTTTCACACCGAGGCGTTCACACAGTTGCGGGTCGATATGGTTACTGACTTTACCTGTTTGGCTGATTAACTTGAGATTGGGTAGCTTGGATAGTAACGACTCGGTGATTTCAGTACGTTCTCGGATGAGCACGAGTGCTTCAAAGTCGTGTAACTTCTGCGCAAGTTCGTCTTCACGGTACGTTTCTGTGAATACCTTAACCTCGTGTTGTTCTAACTTGTTGTAGCACGCAAGGCTTTTTACTACGTTCTGATAATCATCCAATATTGCAATTTTCACTACACACTCCTTGTTGTATTGCTTGACTGCTTTTCGAGATCAAAGTGCCATGGCTTAAGATTCAATCAAGCCAATGGGCACTTTTTAATCTTACTCTTATTGATGAACCACTTTGAAACGCTCAAGTACCAACATCATGCCTTCACTTGGTGTGATCTTGAGTTCTTCACATTCACGAGAGAAAAAGTTCCAATGCGCTTTTCTCCACCATGCTAGAGTTTTGTCACCCTCACCTTCTGCGGCAGCAAATTCAGCGGTCACTTGATTGTATGGACACAAGGAAACAGACGTGATTTCAACAATACAGATAGGCTTACCTTCCCAATCGGTAACAACTTGTAAGTGGCCGACAACAGGCATCACTTCATCTTCATGGCTGTACCAATATTCAAGGCTGCAAGACGCCTGCTTTTCGCCTTTCAATATCAGTTGTGCGCACAAATTCGCGTTGTATTCGTCTCCACAGAAATAGTCTGCACTGAATGAGGTGTGCTTCTTGGCCATTTCTTCCGGCAGTGAGTTTAGGTAGCTATCGAGATAAGCTTGGCTTCTTTCTTCCATGATGGTTCCAATTTCAATATAAGGTTCAGTGAATACCAGCCTTTAGGCAAGCGACTGACTGTGATGTTGGTAACCTATCAAGGTGCGAGATCGGTGTAAACCTGAGGAATGTCAAAATGGGGATTTGAATGGACACGAGGCTTATAAGGAAGAGCTAAAAGCGGCTTTGAACTTTGCTTTTAGCTCTTCATAGTTCGTGTTTTGAAACTGTAAATAACTTAACGGTTAAGGAACTCTACCGCTTTATCTGGGAAGTCAGTAAACACGCCGTCTACTTTCACTTGGTTGTAGAACACATCCAACATGCCATCGAAATTATCGGCATAGCCCGGAATTCGACCTGGGTCAGCACGGAACGTATATGGGTGAACGTCTAAGCCAGCCTCTTTGGCAGATTTCATCAACGGTTTAATGATGATGTTCTCTTTGGTCGATGCGTCGTCCACCAGCATAGGTTTCCACGGGCCAATGCCATCTGCATAGGTCGCAACCTTTGCCATCCCGCCTTTCTCAAACATCCAATCGTAACTGTAAGGTGTCGCCTTATCTCCCTTATAAGTCATGGTTTCGTTCCAATCGGTGTAAGCCATGAGCTGAACGAGTTTCAAGTCCATTTCCATCGCTGGCATAAGTTCATCGTTGATGCGTTGCAATTCGTTAGCGTCAAAACACTGCAAATAGACCTTATCGTCTTTTGTTAAGTAACCGTATTGATGCAAGGTCGCCAGTACCGCTTTAGAGATGTCTTTGCCTTCATGGAGATGGAACCAAGGCGCTTTGATTTCTGGGTAGATACCTACGTCGTAACCAAGTGTCTTATTCAATCCTTGGATCATTTCAATTTCTTCTGCAAACGTTGGTACGCGGAAATCAGACTGCCACATTGGGAAGCGAGTTGGATACCCTGCCACTCTGTTGCCTTGCTCATCAAGGTTAAAACCTTCTGTCACCTTTAATGATTTGATCTCAGCAAGCGTGAAATCTATCGCGTAGTAGCGACCATCGTCACGTGCACGATCTGGAAAGCGGTTTGCAACATCAGTAACGCGATCTAGATAATGGTCGTGAAGTACCACCAGTTGGTCGTCTTTGGTCATCACGACATCTTGTTCGATGTAGTCAGGTTTCATCGCATACGCGAGCGCTTTTGCTGGCAATGTGTGCTCTGGTAAGTAACCCGATGCACCTCGGTGAGCAATAACTAAAGGATCAGCAAGTGCATTGGCCGATAAGCTCAGTGCCAATAAAGTTAGGGACAGTGACGTTGTTTTCATTGTTATATTCCTTGATAACAAAGAGGCAGGTTATCCCTGCCTCTGTCATTTATTAGTATGGTTGTGTTTGTTAAAACTCACTTAACAAACGATCAAGTTAACGAGTGATTAAGCTATGGCTTCTTTCTCGCGCTCAAGGCTTTTCTCTTTATGGTGCTTACGTTCACCAATAAACGCGTACACCAGACAGATGATTGAAGCGATACAAGCGCCAACCAAGATTGTGAAACCACCATCCCAGCCGTAATGGTCAACCATGAAGCCTAATACTGCGTTTGCAGCAACCGCACCGCCTAAGTAACCAAACAAACCGGTTAAGCCAGCCGCTGTACCCGCGGCTTTTTTAGGGGCAAGCTCAAGTGCGTATAGGCCGATTAGCATTACAGGACCGTAAATTAGGAAGCCAATCGCAATTAGAGCCAACATATCAACCGTTGGGTTACCCGCAGGGTTAAACCAGTAAACCAATACTGCGATAGTCACTAGCACCATGAACAAGATACCAGCAGGCGCACGGCGACCTTTGAATAACTTATCTGAGATCCAACCACACAGTAGCGTGCCCGGAATACCTGCCCACTCGTATAAGAAGTAAGCCCAAGACGATTTATCTACAGAGAAGTCTTTCGCTTCTTTTAGATAAACAGGCGCCCAATCAAGTACACCATAACGAATCAGGTAAACGAACGCGTTCGCGATAGCGATTGACCACAACAGTTTGTTATTAAAGACATACTTAAAGAAGATCTCTTTTGCTGTCATCTCTGTTTCGTGAGACTTGTCGTAATCATCTGGGTAGTCGTTTTTGTGTTCTTCAATTGGAGGTAGACCACAAGACTGAGGCGTATCTCTTACGGTAAACCAAACAAAGACAGCAACGAGAGTGGCAAAAAATGCAGGAACATAAAAAGCGGTTCGCCAATCGTCGTTAAAAGCCCACAGCCCCAACAAGAACATTGGACCAATCAAACCGCCGCCAACATTGTGCGCGACGTTCCATACCGACACTATCTCGCCGCGTTCTTTGCGTGACCACCAGTGAACCATGGTTCGTCCACACGCTGGCCAGCCCATACCTTGGAACCAACCATTCAAAAACAGAAGGATAAACATCGCGGTAATGCTGCCTGTTGCCCATGGCATAAAGCCAAAGCAGAACATCACCAGTGCCGACATTAACAAACCACCGCTGAGGAAGTAACGAGGATTAGAACGGTCAGAAACACTGCCCATTAAGAACTTAGATAAGCCGTAAGCGATAGATACCGCCGCTAATGCAATCCCTAGTTCTCCGCGGCTAAAGCCTTGCTCAATGAGATAAGGCATCGCCAAACTAAAGTTTTTACGGACTAAGTAGTAACCCGCATAGCCAACGAAGATGCCAAGAAACAGCTGCCATCGTAGTCGTGTGTAGGTGCTATCGACTTTATCTGATGATAAGCGATCGATATGCGCCATAGGTTTGAATATTCCAAACATAGGAACCTCATATTATTGGGCGAAGGAAGAATAAAATGCTCGAACGAAAAAATATAGCGCTCATTCGAAATTAAGGGAATTGTATGTGCTTCAGGATTAATTTCTGTGACAGAGATAGCTATTAACAATTAATTACTTTAAATACAGCAAATTAGTTTCATTTAATTAGACTACGCTTCATGTTCCTGTGGGGTTTTGTCTAATTAAACATCAGAAATTTCGAATGTAAATGCACAAGAAAAGAGCGAGCGAACATAGATCAACCAACAGCAACTTTGTTATTACTGCGAATGCATAGTGAATAACGACAATTTTGGTTAAATCTGTCGAGTTATGAAGGTGGTTTGGGCTATTGGTTAAAGAAGTTCGCCAAAATCAATGCAAACAAAAAGGGTCTAGATTTCTCTAGACCCTTTTAGGTGATAACGCTTGGTGGCTTTATGTTGGCTAATTAGACAAACATTAACTAATTACTTTGTATTAGCTAGCCACACGAAGTGATTATGCGTCGATGTAAAAAGCTTCTACAGTGCCTTTTAGAGTAATAAGCATTGGCTGACCAAAACGATCTAGCGCTTTTGGAGAAGGGATCTTAACCCAACCTTCGCTGATGCAGTATTCTTCAACATCAGTACGCTCTTTACCATTTAGACGAATGCCGATTGGGTATTCGAAACACTCAGCAACGTGGTGTGGGCTGCGTGGGTTGCCTGCAAGATGATCTGGTAAAGCTGGTCTTGAATTAGTATCGCTCATGTTCATTACCTGTATGTACGTAAATAAAAAAAGTGCGTCATTCTAGTCAATATAGGCTTTGTGCTCAACAACTGCTGTAATAAATCGTATTGATAGTTTTAATCAGCGTCTAGTTGTTTGATTTATCGGCGATAGTTGCTCTGTTTGAACCCAAGATAAACCCAGCAGTAACAGAATTCAGTGTTGAGCTCAGAATAACGATGACTGAAGTAAAAATATTATTGGTAGGAATAAGCGAAAGGTAGCGAACAAGTATAAAAATAGGCGAGCGAGCTATGTATCTAGAAAATATGTCTCTAGAAAATTAGCGCCAAACTCAAGGGCTCGGCGCTAAGTAGCTATGTTGATTACGCTTTTTCAGTCTCAACCGTTTGGTTAGAACTAGAAAGAAGCTCATCCACAATTTCTTTAGAACGAACAGCCAACACTGAAAGAAGCGTGTCACTCAGGCCATGAGAAGATTCACAACAACCCTGTAGGAAGATTTTGACGTCACAGCTTGGCTTCATGTCTAATTGGTATGAACGCCCTACCGATTTACTATCAATCAAAGGTTCAATTGAGCTCAGCATTTGGTTGAACTCATCGTATCGATAACCAGTAGCAAGAATGATGGCATCGTATTCATTCCATGTCTGTATTTTGTTGATCGTGTCATTCAAGCGCAATGCGACTTTGTCATCTTTCTGCGCGACCTCTTGAATGTCATGACAACGTAGATGTTGATGGTTACCTTCACCCGTTACTTTCTGCAAGTAAAGCAGCTCATAAATCGCGTTGAGCTCTTCTGTATCGACTACCGAGTAATTGGTAGCACTAAAACGAGAAAGAATATGATCGCGCTGCTCTTGCGTGCTTTCATACATGTGGTCAGTGAAATCAGGATCGAACACTTCATTAACGAACGGACTGTCATCGGCAGGGTGTAATGCGAAGCGACGGTTGACCATATGAATCTCGCCATCTGCATAACGGTTTGTTAGATCAACGAATATTTCGGCAGCGCTCTGCCCAGCTCCGACTATCGCGATTTTAGGCTCTGAATTTCCTTTAAAGGTCTCGCGCCATACTTTGTATTTAGAAGAATGGATAATTTTTTCATTATCATGGCCTTCGAACTGTTTCGGTAGCTTCGGCATTCCTCCCATACCAACAATAAGGTTCTTAGCGATTCGAACCGTCTGATTGCCGTGTATATCGGTAGAGGTAACTTTTACTTTTGAGCTATGACCGTTTTCTTCAATCGCTTCAATATCAATAACTCGTTGGCCGTAATTTACGCGCTCTGAGAATTGATTAGCAACCCAAGTCAGGTAGTCGTTAAACTCAACACGGGAAGGGTTCATGCTACCAAGGTTGATGAAAGCGTTGAGTCTGTCTTTGGTGTGCAAATAGTTTACGAACGAGTATGGGCTTGTTGGGTTTCGTAACGTCACCAGATCTTTCAAACAAGATATTTGCATTCTTGTTCCATCAAGCAACATACCGCCGTGCCATTCAAAATGAGGTTTTTGCTCCAAGAAGCAATAACTTAAGCCTTTATCTTTAGCTTGCTCTTCTAACGCAATGGCTATCGATAAATTAGCAGGGCCAAACCCTACTCCGAGAACATCATATTCCTTAATTTGTTTCGTCATGTATAACCTCATGATAATTGTTGGGTACAAGGCCCCTATTCCGACTCCCTTTACCAGTACTTACCGCTTCATTATTAGAACTCGTTACTGAAAAAGCTGTCTTTCAACTGACACATTAAAGCCGCACGTTTGTGCGGAAATTCAAATTCTTTTACTTTGGCAAATCCATATTTCTGCAGATATCCGATCATCTTGTCGTTATCGGCTCTTGGCTCGCTAACAATCTTTTCTGTACGGGGATCTGATAGATAGATGAAGTGGCAAACGGAAGGCAGCCAAGCCGCTACTTTATGTGCACCACGGTGGGATTCTTCACCGACCAGCATATGAATACCCCGGTCATAATCCCCTGCCGCGTAATAAGGTGCGATTCGGTCTTCTTTGGTCCAGTACACTTCGACGTAGGCGAAAGGCTGATTGTCTAAACACACAATAAGAAGCTGATTTTTGGTGTTTTTAAGTGATTCTTCTAAGTACTGTTTGTGTTCTTCCAGTGAGCCAGTTTGCTCCCAGAAATTCGCAACACGTTGGCTATTTTGCCACTTATTGAAGAGGGTTAAGTGCTTGTCGACATCTAAGCCTTCGAGAGTGAGAACAGCGTTAAGATCGGGAATATAACGGCGATACAACTCACCCAATAAGGGCTTGGGTCTCGCCGGATGATACCCTGCTGCGTCGAGGATTTGCTTATGCGGGTAAAGGTTATGATTCTGGTTTTTTAGCCAAAGATCAGGTGTTTGCATAACGGCTTCACGCCATAACACCT is a genomic window of Vibrio sp. ED004 containing:
- a CDS encoding GNAT family N-acetyltransferase, with the protein product MSLTIRQVTVDDAQGIIDVLNPIIIEGRYTILDQTFTLDEEKGFIESFPERGVFSVAVNQTTNQLLGFQNVEPFASYTKAFDHVGIIGTYVDANSRGQGVAKQLFEHTFEVAKAKGYEKLFAYVLAGNERALAAYLKQGFETVGIAKKHAKIGGQYYDEILIEKFL
- a CDS encoding D-2-hydroxyacid dehydrogenase family protein, with the protein product MKIAILDDYQNVVKSLACYNKLEQHEVKVFTETYREDELAQKLHDFEALVLIRERTEITESLLSKLPNLKLISQTGKVSNHIDPQLCERLGVKVLEGRGSPVAPSELCWALIMAASRHIPTYASNLKQNQWQDSGSLGLGRTLKGLKLGIWGYGKIGSCIAQYAKAFGMNVLVWGSQTSRDQAQADGFEAAENKHAFFSNVDVLSLHLRLNDATRGCVTAEDLGLMKPDSLFVNISRAELVEPKALFNELTKVASKRAAIDVFEIEPATSESEPLLALPNVTATPHLGYVEQNSYELYFDIAFDNILSYQMDGISS
- a CDS encoding lysine N(6)-hydroxylase/L-ornithine N(5)-oxygenase family protein, coding for MTKQIKEYDVLGVGFGPANLSIAIALEEQAKDKGLSYCFLEQKPHFEWHGGMLLDGTRMQISCLKDLVTLRNPTSPYSFVNYLHTKDRLNAFINLGSMNPSRVEFNDYLTWVANQFSERVNYGQRVIDIEAIEENGHSSKVKVTSTDIHGNQTVRIAKNLIVGMGGMPKLPKQFEGHDNEKIIHSSKYKVWRETFKGNSEPKIAIVGAGQSAAEIFVDLTNRYADGEIHMVNRRFALHPADDSPFVNEVFDPDFTDHMYESTQEQRDHILSRFSATNYSVVDTEELNAIYELLYLQKVTGEGNHQHLRCHDIQEVAQKDDKVALRLNDTINKIQTWNEYDAIILATGYRYDEFNQMLSSIEPLIDSKSVGRSYQLDMKPSCDVKIFLQGCCESSHGLSDTLLSVLAVRSKEIVDELLSSSNQTVETEKA
- a CDS encoding DUF3297 family protein — translated: MSDTNSRPALPDHLAGNPRSPHHVAECFEYPIGIRLNGKERTDVEEYCISEGWVKIPSPKALDRFGQPMLITLKGTVEAFYIDA
- a CDS encoding GNAT family N-acetyltransferase, which encodes MTGNRQPLNTLPDGQSVSLSEAQDSYCVEVSSGVVEVVRETNQFWRLTQMTALNTEQLSAFAILFSANPEIRTIELGQFKSEVLDSLCFETAEGLKVLWREAVMQTPDLWLKNQNHNLYPHKQILDAAGYHPARPKPLLGELYRRYIPDLNAVLTLEGLDVDKHLTLFNKWQNSQRVANFWEQTGSLEEHKQYLEESLKNTKNQLLIVCLDNQPFAYVEVYWTKEDRIAPYYAAGDYDRGIHMLVGEESHRGAHKVAAWLPSVCHFIYLSDPRTEKIVSEPRADNDKMIGYLQKYGFAKVKEFEFPHKRAALMCQLKDSFFSNEF
- a CDS encoding ASCH domain-containing protein gives rise to the protein MEERSQAYLDSYLNSLPEEMAKKHTSFSADYFCGDEYNANLCAQLILKGEKQASCSLEYWYSHEDEVMPVVGHLQVVTDWEGKPICIVEITSVSLCPYNQVTAEFAAAEGEGDKTLAWWRKAHWNFFSRECEELKITPSEGMMLVLERFKVVHQ
- the glpQ gene encoding glycerophosphodiester phosphodiesterase, which produces MKTTSLSLTLLALSLSANALADPLVIAHRGASGYLPEHTLPAKALAYAMKPDYIEQDVVMTKDDQLVVLHDHYLDRVTDVANRFPDRARDDGRYYAIDFTLAEIKSLKVTEGFNLDEQGNRVAGYPTRFPMWQSDFRVPTFAEEIEMIQGLNKTLGYDVGIYPEIKAPWFHLHEGKDISKAVLATLHQYGYLTKDDKVYLQCFDANELQRINDELMPAMEMDLKLVQLMAYTDWNETMTYKGDKATPYSYDWMFEKGGMAKVATYADGIGPWKPMLVDDASTKENIIIKPLMKSAKEAGLDVHPYTFRADPGRIPGYADNFDGMLDVFYNQVKVDGVFTDFPDKAVEFLNR
- the glpT gene encoding glycerol-3-phosphate transporter, with protein sequence MFGIFKPMAHIDRLSSDKVDSTYTRLRWQLFLGIFVGYAGYYLVRKNFSLAMPYLIEQGFSRGELGIALAAVSIAYGLSKFLMGSVSDRSNPRYFLSGGLLMSALVMFCFGFMPWATGSITAMFILLFLNGWFQGMGWPACGRTMVHWWSRKERGEIVSVWNVAHNVGGGLIGPMFLLGLWAFNDDWRTAFYVPAFFATLVAVFVWFTVRDTPQSCGLPPIEEHKNDYPDDYDKSHETEMTAKEIFFKYVFNNKLLWSIAIANAFVYLIRYGVLDWAPVYLKEAKDFSVDKSSWAYFLYEWAGIPGTLLCGWISDKLFKGRRAPAGILFMVLVTIAVLVYWFNPAGNPTVDMLALIAIGFLIYGPVMLIGLYALELAPKKAAGTAAGLTGLFGYLGGAVAANAVLGFMVDHYGWDGGFTILVGACIASIICLVYAFIGERKHHKEKSLEREKEAIA
- a CDS encoding HAD family hydrolase encodes the protein MNKATKSTVSTKLTKTVLFDWGNTLMIDFPDAQGKMCDWETVEEVSGAQALLAQLSKHHNIYIATNAADSSKGDIIRAFERVGLSQYIDGYFCKASIGLSKYDSGFYPAIIGKLDIEPQDVTMIGDALEKDIYPALEAGLQVVWLNTEEATADSKLPIVEIQNLTQLLGFINE